The genomic interval TTGTTTGATGTAATCAAGAATGCAAATGCATCAAATAATAATGCTACCAATAATGTCAATTATAATTGCGTGCCTGTAAGTGATTTAAGAGATGATGTGGTGATCGAAAGCTCGGCTATCGAGAAAGAACTCATCATGGAAAATTTCCCAAACAAGAAAAATGGATTTTTAGTAGTTGCTAAAGTTATAGAAGGATAATGATGGAATCTCAGATAAAAAATATACACCAACAATTGGTGTCAAAAGAAATAACTTGTACTGCTTTGGTGCAAGAAAGACTCGATTTGCTAAAGCAAAACACCTATAATTCGGTAAATGCTTTGCTAGATACAATGGCGCTTGAATTGGCGGCAAAAGTAGATGCAAAAATCGCAAATGGAGAAACAATCGGTTTGTTGGAAGGTATTCCGTTTGGAATAAAAGATGTGTACATGGTACAAGGAACCTACACAACAGCAAGTTCTGATTTGTTGAAAAATTATAAATCACCTTATACGGCAACTGCCATCCAAAAATTATTGGATGCTGGTGCTATTCCGTTAGTGAAAGAAAACTGCGATAGTTTTGGTCACGGTTCTTCTAGCGAAAACACCATTTTTGGAGCGGTAAAAAATGCCATTAACCCCGAATTGGTTGCAGGTGGTTCAAGCGGAGGTTCTGCTGTGAATGTTGCCAAAGACTACACCGTTTTTTCTATCGGAGGAGACACAGGAGGTTCGATTCGTCAACCTGCAGGTTACAATCATATTTATGGTTTGAAACCTACCTACGGTCGTGTTTCTAGATTTGGTTTGATGGCATATGCGTCTTCTACAGATTGCGTTGGACCATTGGCAAAATCAATCGAAGACATTCGTATTGTGATGAATGTCATGAGCGGAAAAGATCCAAAAGATCAAACTTCGATTGCTTCAAACGAAATTTCAGAAGAAGCTATTGCTCATTCGACAGTAAAAACAATCGGTTATTTTAAGAATTTTATCGAAAGTGATGCTATCGATGCGCAAGTAAAAGCAGACTTCTTAGCAGCTATCGAAAAAATAAAAGCCAAAGGAATTGTAGTTAAAGAACTGGATTTCTTTAAATCAGATATTTTAGTTTCTACTTATTATACCTTGGCAATGGCAGAAACGGCTTCAAATTTATCACGTTTAGACGGGACAAACTACGGAAACCGAATTGAGTCTGAAAACTTAATTGATACTTACGCAGTAACCCGTTCTGAAAATTTTTCGGAAGAAACAAAACGCAGAATCGTAGGAGGGAACCAAGTATTATCTCAAGGTTTCTCGGATGCGATTTACTTAAAAGGTTTGGCTTTGAGAGACCAAATTTCTGAAAATTTCCGTAAGGATTTTGAAGAAGTAGATATCATTTTATCACCAGTGACGCCAGGTACACCTCCAAAAATCGGAGACAGTTTGAAAGATCCTTTGGCGATGTATTTGTCAGATGCTTATACAGTAGGTTTTAGTTTGGGACAATTACCAACAATGACGGCGCCACAAGGAACAAGTACAGGACTGCAAATTACGGCAGCAAAAAATAATGACGAATTAGTGATGCAATTTGCTAACTTCTTAAAAGATACACTATAATGGAATTGGAACAATTAAATGCGGCGATCATTGCCCACGATTTAGAATTGGTAATCGGAATTGAAACTCACGTTCGATTAAATACCAAAACCAAGTTGTTTTGTTCTTGTCCAAATCAAGAAATTGAAACACCTAATCAAAATATCTGTTCGGTTTGTACGGGACAAATGGGCGTTTTGCCTGCCCTAAATAAAGAAGCGATAACCAAAGCGATTTATTTTGGAAAAGCGGTAGAATCGACCTTTAGTAACGAAGTAATCTCTTGGGATAGAAAGCACTACGAATACCCAGACAACCCAAAGAACATTCAAATTACACAATATCATAATCCGGTAATTCCTGATGGTCACGTTTCTTGCTATAGAAATGATGGTTCTCAGTTTACAGTTAACCTGACTCAGGTCCATATCGAAGAGGACGCTGCCAAATTGATGCACGAAAAGAAAATTTCGTTAGTCGATTTCAACAAAGCAGGTGTGCCATTAATCGAAATTGTGACGGAGCCTTGTCTTCGAAATATAGAAGATGCTTCAACTTATGCGCAGTACATTCAGCGTATTGTTCAAAATCTAGGAATCTCTGAAGCGAACCTTGAAAAAGGAGAATTCAAATCGGATGTTTCGGTTTCGTTACGTAAAAAAGACAGCGCCGAATTAAATCCAAGAACGGAAATCAAAAACTTGAACTCGTTTAAGTTTATGGTCGAAGCTTTGAAAGAAGAAGTAGAGAAGCAATTCAATTATTTTATCGAAAATAAAGCGTTTAGACCCGATCAAACCACGGTTTTATGGGATGCCGATTTGAAGCAAACCAAAGTGATGCGTAAAAAGGAATTCGAAGCAGATTACCGTTTTATTTCGGAGCCAGATTTACCTTTTGTAAACATCAAAAAAGAAATTGAAGCTATTTCTGTAGATACTGCTTCTTTGCCTTTCGCAGTAGAATCAATTTTGATAAAAGGTGGTGTATTGCCGCAAGATGCTAAGTTTTTTACAGCTGATGCTTTGCGTTCTAGAACCTTTGTAACTTTAAATAATTCGATAAATGATCCTTCGTTTGTGGCTAAAACTTTAGCTAACAATGTGAAGGCAGAGGATTATGTCAAAATTAATAACATAGCGCATTTAATTACCATTTTTGTATTATTCAAAGCTGAAAAAATCACTGCAGTTTTAGTTCAAAATGCGATTTCGGGCTATTTGAAAGATCATAATTTTGATTACAACAAGTATTTCGAAGAAAACACTATTTCTGAAGAAAAAATCCAAGAAGTAATAACTAAAGTACTTGCTGAAAATGAGGCTGTAGCCAATGACATCAAAGCCGGAAATCAAGGGAAAGCGGGTATTTTGGTTGGTAAAGTTTTAGGTGTAGTTGGAAAAGGTGCCGATGGAAAAGTAATTCGTCAAATTATTCTAGACCAATTGGGAGCTGCAGCAGTTTTAGAAAAGAAAGAAGCCGCTCAAAATGATTCGAAAGAAATAGAAGTAGAAAGCAAAGGTCATCAAGAAGAAACACTTCCTGAAGTGCCAATTATCATAAAAGACAATTATAGAACACACAAAATCTCGCAATTGTCTGAGGAAAACATTAGTCAAGAAGTGGAATTATCTGGTTGGGTAGCGTCTGTGCGTGACCACGGAGAATTGATGTTTATCGATTTGCGTGATTCTAGTTACGAGATTTTCCAGGTTCGAATTAGTAGAGAATCGTTCCCAAATATTGATGATTTGGTGAAATTGAAACCAGAATCGGTGATTTCTGTAAAAGGAATTGTCGTTGGTCGTAATGAAGATGATTTCAACGCAGGTTTGCGTACGGGTAAAATCGAAATGGAAACGTCGGTTTTAGAAATTTTGAATTTATCGAAAACCTTGCCTTTCGAAATAAAAAGAGCTGCCAAAACAAATGAAGCAACTCGTTTTCAATACAAATTCTTAGATCATAGAAATGATGAGGTTCGTAGAGCCATTGTCAACCGTCATAAAGTGATTAAGTTATTGCGAGACATCTTAGATGAAGAAGAGTTTTTAGAAATTGAAACTCCAATTCTAAGTGCCGGAACCGATGAAGGAGCACGTGAGTTTATCGTTCCAACACGTAAACAAGCAGGTTTCTTTTATACGTTGCCACAAGCGCCACAACAGTTCAAACAAATGTTGATGGTGAGTGGTTATGAGAAGTATTTCCAAATTGCTCGTTGTTTTAGAGAT from Flavobacterium ovatum carries:
- a CDS encoding amidase family protein; protein product: MESQIKNIHQQLVSKEITCTALVQERLDLLKQNTYNSVNALLDTMALELAAKVDAKIANGETIGLLEGIPFGIKDVYMVQGTYTTASSDLLKNYKSPYTATAIQKLLDAGAIPLVKENCDSFGHGSSSENTIFGAVKNAINPELVAGGSSGGSAVNVAKDYTVFSIGGDTGGSIRQPAGYNHIYGLKPTYGRVSRFGLMAYASSTDCVGPLAKSIEDIRIVMNVMSGKDPKDQTSIASNEISEEAIAHSTVKTIGYFKNFIESDAIDAQVKADFLAAIEKIKAKGIVVKELDFFKSDILVSTYYTLAMAETASNLSRLDGTNYGNRIESENLIDTYAVTRSENFSEETKRRIVGGNQVLSQGFSDAIYLKGLALRDQISENFRKDFEEVDIILSPVTPGTPPKIGDSLKDPLAMYLSDAYTVGFSLGQLPTMTAPQGTSTGLQITAAKNNDELVMQFANFLKDTL
- the gatB/aspS gene encoding bifunctional amidotransferase subunit GatB/aspartate--tRNA ligase AspS; amino-acid sequence: MELEQLNAAIIAHDLELVIGIETHVRLNTKTKLFCSCPNQEIETPNQNICSVCTGQMGVLPALNKEAITKAIYFGKAVESTFSNEVISWDRKHYEYPDNPKNIQITQYHNPVIPDGHVSCYRNDGSQFTVNLTQVHIEEDAAKLMHEKKISLVDFNKAGVPLIEIVTEPCLRNIEDASTYAQYIQRIVQNLGISEANLEKGEFKSDVSVSLRKKDSAELNPRTEIKNLNSFKFMVEALKEEVEKQFNYFIENKAFRPDQTTVLWDADLKQTKVMRKKEFEADYRFISEPDLPFVNIKKEIEAISVDTASLPFAVESILIKGGVLPQDAKFFTADALRSRTFVTLNNSINDPSFVAKTLANNVKAEDYVKINNIAHLITIFVLFKAEKITAVLVQNAISGYLKDHNFDYNKYFEENTISEEKIQEVITKVLAENEAVANDIKAGNQGKAGILVGKVLGVVGKGADGKVIRQIILDQLGAAAVLEKKEAAQNDSKEIEVESKGHQEETLPEVPIIIKDNYRTHKISQLSEENISQEVELSGWVASVRDHGELMFIDLRDSSYEIFQVRISRESFPNIDDLVKLKPESVISVKGIVVGRNEDDFNAGLRTGKIEMETSVLEILNLSKTLPFEIKRAAKTNEATRFQYKFLDHRNDEVRRAIVNRHKVIKLLRDILDEEEFLEIETPILSAGTDEGAREFIVPTRKQAGFFYTLPQAPQQFKQMLMVSGYEKYFQIARCFRDEDSRGDRQPEFTQLDIEMAYASMQQIIDLNTKMFNNIVTKIYGKKWILHPFEVITYKDAMDFYGCDRPDLRYGLKMQDITEIVKETTFQVFSKPIDEGGIVKCIKVSAQEQGNKRMSKGQIETLTAVAQQHGLGGLAYIIVNETELQSPIIKFLGEEIAAGIIKATDAQVGDIVFFSAADYATANKALDAVRQEMGRMLNLINPKELRPAWVVDFPMFEKTDEGRWTFTHNPFSMPAIYDLKKHMDGNEDEIGTIIAQQYDIILNGYEIGGGSVRAHKSEILEATYRNMGYNKEEMMKSVGTMYKAFQYGAPPHGGIAWGIDRLMMILEKKASIREVMAFPKTGSSEDLLFGAPSLLSDRKVEEMNVRIMRK